The Bombus vancouverensis nearcticus chromosome 5, iyBomVanc1_principal, whole genome shotgun sequence genome segment GGTTCTTATAATTTTTAGGATATTTGTAACTTTCTAATAAAAGTTATACAAGATGATAACAATATCACAACAGAAAAAGCTTTTTATATTGCATCTACCTGGCGAAATGTGGGAAATTGTCAAACTAATCCTCCGTCTAATATTATAAAGGTTTGCATCTTTGAAAAACTAAAGCATAAACTGTTAATTAATCTTTAAACGACTAATGATGTTTAGAAACTTTCGTTCTACTGGATTTTTATATTGAAGAAAGCTATGCTtactgaaaaaaaaagaattcatcATATGCATTAGCAAAAATTTCGTTTATCAGAGATATAAAGGGAAATTGTTTTGTTTAAATAGGTACTGGTGAGTGCGATAGAGAAAGAGACTTTGAGTATGGTAGAATTATACTATGCAGTAAGCGGCTTGACTGTTTTATCGGAAAAATTATCCCGTGAAAATGTGGATAATGTAATTAAGACAATACAAAATACATTGCGAAAGGATGATAATTTATGGAAGTATGGCTTACTCTGTTTATTTTTAAACTTATAGTTTGTTtcgttttcattaaaaattatacaaggTTCGTCGCTAACCATCTAAAAAATTCTAATTTGTATTATGAGCAGCTTGGGTTATACATTCCACATCGCTTCAGATCTTGGTGGTACCTTTGGTTTTGATCGTATCGAAGATGCGATTATTCAGGCAGATGAGGTAGATGGACAGTATTTGCAATTCGAAGGTGGTCTCTCTGTAACCAGTGAGTACTAAGTGTGTTATCTGATTAGTACTACGACCTGCGACACGTTACAAGAAATGGAATTGAATTCTGTACAATCTCGACTGTGGTTAGTAGAACATACTTTGTTTGTTTCTTAGGTTTCCTAGTAAATGGTATTTTTAAACTATCCAACACGTTGAAAAAGAAACCGCCATTAACACCTCAGCAGATAGTAAAAATGGCTAATTATCTTCTATCTCGACGTTCCGTACAGACACCAAGAGGCGTTACAAGTTTGCTTTCAGCATTAACGACTTTGGCAAACAATGATTTTGAGAAACCAACCTGTGTAATATTAGCCAATGAAGAAATCAGCATTTCTACGCAACAGCCCTTTGTCACAATAAGAGTTTGCGATATACTAGGCAATCCGTTAACCAACACGTTTAAAGTGATTGCAAATTCTGCAACAAGAGTCGGTGATGATGTCGTTATATTCAGCAAACAAAATTTGCAACCCTCGTCAACGGATAGGTAAGCGTTAAACTTTCACCGCCTTTCCCCAATACTTTACCGGCtcgaattttctttttcaagtCGGTTATACCTTGGGGTAAAGTATTCGTGTTGGTGCTACCCTTTGATCTTTCATTAAAATCATGGAAAAGATCAAGAAGCTCAACAAACAATTTTTCGTGATATAGAAGGTACAAAGTATTTTAACATGATCATTTAATTTTAGGACCTTATTCATGATGAACTTCATGGAAATGAAACCAGAACGTGGATTTTACAAGATATCAGTCACTGCTGGTTCGGTAACGAATACCGTTGTGGTGAAAGTTCTTTGCGAAGTTGTAGTTGATCATATGGAAATTGGTACTGCTGATGCTGATCAAACTACTCAACCAAAGCTTACACGGTAATTGAATCGAGACGATAGATTTAAAACCATAAATCGCATATGTTCATTCGATAAATATTGATTACAGAGTGCATTTCCCTGAAAAATTGTCACAAAAGATTGAGGCTGACTCTCAACAAAAATTAGTTATGCGGTTTCTACTAAAAGATGCTGCTAATAAAAAACCTATGCGCACACATCAAGCATTCGTGCGGCTTTCTTCTGCGTCTATTTCAAACAACGATAAAAGAGGACATGAAATTTTGTTTGTTGCTGAAACAGATACATCACATCTTTATAAGTTCGATATGGTAGTTGTACACTCCTTCTGTCATCATTCTGGTGATCTCTGTTGAAATTGTTTAAACATCTCACTATTAGAACGTTTTATAGCCGGTGGGAGGAACAGCAGCGAATTTTGACTACGAAAGCGGGGACTATAATGTGGAATTGATTGTCGGTGATGCAGTACTGAGTAATCCTTTTCAATGGACAGTGGCAACAGTTAGCCTGAAGTTCCCTGAACCGTCTTCGACTGAACGAGCGGATAAAAATGTTTTTTACAAACATAAATCCAACATTTACACGACTAAGCCGGAAATAAAGGTATAACAGTGTGTTTTACAATTACTCATTGATTACGAATTGGTAATTTCGTATACAATAAAGACTTCGAATTTTGCAGCAATTCTTTGGCCATATGTTATTCTGTGCCTGATAGAACCAATGCTCGTTAGTGATAGTAATCATTTTAAGATTCTGTCACCTCCTTAACATTGGAAAAGAATTATCGCTGTCGAGATATCTTTCTGTTGTTCTAGATCAAATTCTGTTTAGAATGAATGTTTACATTCACATATTTCGACGGACATTTCtttcaattcg includes the following:
- the OstDelta gene encoding oligosaccharide transferase delta subunit, translating into MNILTPLLVITIGITSCFSATEILQSTNSYLTTADRVHLKKILEPGLTSNDVALTYYAVHGYTFLKEVLPNKQDICNFLIKVIQDDNNITTEKAFYIASTWRNVGNCQTNPPSNIIKVLVSAIEKETLSMVELYYAVSGLTVLSEKLSRENVDNVIKTIQNTLRKDDNLWNLGYTFHIASDLGGTFGFDRIEDAIIQADEVDGQYLQFEGGLSVTSFLVNGIFKLSNTLKKKPPLTPQQIVKMANYLLSRRSVQTPRGVTSLLSALTTLANNDFEKPTCVILANEEISISTQQPFVTIRVCDILGNPLTNTFKVIANSATRVGDDVVIFSKQNLQPSSTDRTLFMMNFMEMKPERGFYKISVTAGSVTNTVVVKVLCEVVVDHMEIGTADADQTTQPKLTRVHFPEKLSQKIEADSQQKLVMRFLLKDAANKKPMRTHQAFVRLSSASISNNDKRGHEILFVAETDTSHLYKFDMPVGGTAANFDYESGDYNVELIVGDAVLSNPFQWTVATVSLKFPEPSSTERADKNVFYKHKSNIYTTKPEIKHMFRKPEKRPPAFVSNLFTGLCLAPILLLLILWAKLGVNISNFPFSISAVTFHLGLGSIFTLSGVFWLKLNMFVTLRYLFGLGIVTFLAGNKMLSRIAHKHKLR